Genomic DNA from Theobroma cacao cultivar B97-61/B2 chromosome 3, Criollo_cocoa_genome_V2, whole genome shotgun sequence:
AGAAACTTTAAACCTGCAAAgcaattgaaagaaaattgaaggaatgaaagaattaaattgaatgttAATTACATTGGGGGGATTGCGTCGATGTACACACACCAAAAACACGCGTTCTTTATTTCATCTGTTCGTTCAATCATCAGAACAGTTCCAAGTTCAAGCGCAATGCCTGCAACCATTGAGCTGTTTATTGCTGCAAGAAAAGTTTAGTAGGAAATCACGATAAACATAACTGGGATTACATATATAGCCACCCATTTCCACTGCCGGGAATTTGTCTTATTGGTGTTGAAGTTGAACAATGACGTTCGGCAGCTATGATTTAACATTTCCAGCAAGAAGCTGCAACAATGGGCTTGGATTTCCAACCAAGAACCAAGCATCCCTTATCTTCCACAACCGTGTAACCTTCACAGACCTTGTTCTTCCCAAGCCATTGCTTGGCCTGAGTCATCATCCTGAGTGGTGCAGCCTGAAATCCTGCACGGCTCATTCTCCTACGCCACTGATCCACCCTCTCATGCCGCTCAACCCTCCCCGGGCCCTCACAACTCACAATGTTCTTTATCTCCTCTGCAAAGTAAAACTGTTCCATCTTGGCACGCCTGGTGTCATACTTGGGTAACATAGCATCCAGGGAGTCAAAAATTGCTGAGTAATAATGCAGTGCTTCCATAAATCTCCCCAGAAAAAAGGGTCCATTGTGGCTTGAGTCCTGCTCAACTAGCACCAAAACCTTTGGTGAGAGCTCGTGAATCATCTGCAGAACTGAGTTTAGAGCTCCCCGACTTTCTTTAACCACACAATGCAGCTGAAGAATGCTGTTCACAACAAGTACTTCTCCATCAAATACTTTGATGTCTTCAGGCCGCAGGTTTTCTAAGTTGCTTTTCACAACGGAGAACTCCAAGTTCATTCCCAAGTCTTTTGCACAGGCCTCAAGCTCTTGACCAATGATGTGGAACCTATGATCACTCAGGCCAACCGCCGTGATTCGCAGGCGGCTGGGTGCTTTGCCAGCACGGTTAGCAAGGCTTTGGATCAGGTGGCGCCATTGGTGACCATGTGGTAAACCAAGGGTCATCCCCAAGTCCACCACATGGACAAAACTCTCTCCCTCAAAGGCTTCCAATATCGACGAATTAGCTACGAAATGACCGAACTGTATATGTGGGCAAATTTCATAAACAAGGCGCAAAGCTTCTTCTTTCTTGTCCGAGGAAATGTCCATTATGTTCATCACAGGTGCAACAAGGCCAACCGTCCCAAGTGGTTGAACCAAAGCGAGACGATCAGCAAGACCTTGAACAAAACAAGAAGCTACGCGCTGGAAGGAAGAGCCAAAGACCAGAGCATTGGCTCGAAGCTCGGATAACAAAGCTGAGGCATGTGATTTGTCACGACAAGCCACAGCTTCGGCACAAGCAATGAGAAGCTGAACAAGCCTCATCCCATCGGCTGTTTCATCTTCTTCGCCTCCACTCTCCTCAGAACTGATCATGGCAGCCGCTGCCTCTTCTACAGCCTCAGCAGCAAGGTATCTTTGGTTATAAGTCAATACATGATCTCTGAAATGCAGCCTTGAAAAGCTATTCAAGCTACTAGTGCTGCCGCTGCGGCTCAAACTGCTATCGCTGTTTCCACCACTGGAAAGACTACCAGAACTTCCGATTGATTCAGGAATGCTAATAGTTCGTCTGAGCCTCTTAGTATCCCTGATTTCTCCTGAGAAGGGGAGGCTCCATCCACATGCATTGTCTCCCATTATGGGCATAAAAGGCTGATAACAGAAGGCCATGGCAGAAAGCTCGAGATCAAGACCGATCACTTCATCGATCCTATCAGTTTTCTGGAACTCATTTGCTAAAAAACCATGACCCATTCCCCCGATCACTCTGTTTCTCTCCCCTTTTTGTCTCTTTTCTAGAATATCTGCAAGACTGCAACAAAGCAAGGATACCTTATATAGCAATAGAAACTATCTTTTCTTGGAAGCGATACTCCCAAGATATCTTTAGCGTTCTAAAATATTCAACAACTATGAGAATTGGACGATAGGCTTTGCATTTATAATTGTAACCTTTAACTTGGGcatacaagaaaaaaatacataGAGCAATCATTAACATGCCCTATTCCCTTGTCTCTCCTGAAATTTTGGATCTATAACTTGTCTGTAACTTCCTTCCTAGGTGGTAACAATGCACTTACACACTGTACttgaaaaaaacttttaaggTAAATGTCATTTGCTGCAGTCCCACATATTCTCTTTTGATTTTACAGTTTTTGACCTAAAATAAAATCTTCCCACAAATGTAATGGATAAGCTTACTTAGTGACATTCTTGTTCAATTTCACTCTGATTTGGCCCCTTGATTAGTTGAATGAGACAGGCAGCTTGCGAAACCACTGAAAAGTAATGGTGAGTCACTCGTTGCATTGGAAGTGTAACAATGAAGTGACGAGCTGCAAGTTTTGAAGTGATTACACAATTAATCAGACGATGGCGCAGTTTGATGCTGAGCTCTGTTTCTAGTAATGGATTATAGAGCGGTTTAAGTCAGATTGTAAATGGTTTTTCCATCTATCCTCACTTTCTAACCCAGCTAATACATAATCTTCTGATGATTTACCCCCATTTCCAATTCGATCAAAACCTTTGATGGGTGGAGGAAAAATTTACAAGTCTATTTATCATATATACTAGTTGCAAATATTTTCACTAGGCTGATGGTTATTAGCAGATTGTTTACACTTTCCCATTTTATGGGAACACGCCATCTTACTGATTTGATGTAAGATCATCTGCTTTCAGCAAAGTATTGGATGGCAGTACAACACCCACAAAATCATGGCCAACTTGACTTCTGCTGTAACTGAAATAAAAGCcccttactttttttttttttgatttataGGAGGGGATTTAAACTCTACTTTTTAAGAGAGAATTACACTATGATTACGTTGGGAAAATGCAGTATTTTGTTGTTTCTCTTAGCACGGTTGCCTTGCCGGCTCAAATGAGAACATTAAGAAGAATAAGCCAGAGATTCTAAATAGCATTGAGACGTCTTTGAGCTCTCTACGTTCCTAAGGCTAAGTACACATTAATAATTGTCTAAGtacatttttattaatttttacgAATGGGTTGTTGTCATTCCACAGTAGCCTTGGTCGATATTGTAGGAAAAATACAAGGACAATGACCAAATTTGCatcaatattttatcttttcaaagATTAATACATAGCGTTTTCAAAATAAGGAAACAATGTTGCAAAAATGAGTTCACAATGTAAAAATCTAAACCTGATAATGAAGAGAGAATGGTTTTTCTCTATtcagttgattttttttagattgTTTTGATTGACTGtgattatattttattgaaaattttcaaatcgatatataaatattatcatACAATTATCTAAATAGCTTAATTTatcaagataaaaaatatatatataaagttgtTATTTTTTGATAGAATTGATCATATAGGCTGAACTACCATGGATATCATCCAAAAGTAGAGAATATAAGATCGGTGCTATCATATTCTAGCTTCACAAGACACCAACAAGAAACGCAAAACAGGACATACCCTTAGGTGGAATCAGTCCAGTGCTATTGCCAAAAGAAGCTATGAACTCATCTAACATTGGACAGCGAGGAATGCTCTTTAGGAGACCagagttttgttttgttttcttaatttcactTTAGTACATCTACAAGAATACAGTTATTCTAGAATAAAACTGTTTCATAGCTGTATAActattctttgttttttaatgtaaTATATAAAAGCTAGCATTGGAAAAGGACTATGACAGTAGaactaattatataaatatataagattaatgTCAAGTGTTCTCCAATGCATTTGACATGTTTGAGAACAAGAAGGGGAGCATACCTTAGTCTTACCATTTTTCTTGTCCACCAACAAGGTTAGAGGTTAAAAACAAAAGTGACTTTGTAATCTGTAGAGTTCATTCCAGATCCTCTGGAGAAATACTTGAATCCAAGGACAGAATCAGGAGTTTCAGTTTGGGGGTCAAGTCTTGTATAAttttaagagttatttttttaatacttaATAATGGCATGGATAATATCGattaaattgatataataaagacaaattaaagaaaaatcataatatcacaaatttttattaattaagctgaaaacaatgatttttcatcacataaaaaaaatctatctataaaacataatttcatgtttttgatGTTATATTGacataaaaagtttaaatttcatgattattttaaatttaagtcaAGAACCCTGATATGGGAGTAGTAAaatatacaattttttttttatttgaagaaagggagagattcaaatattgttcATTAAATACCAACTATTGGGTCAAATGCTCTAATGCATAAAGTATACAATAAGCATTGATATTTCAAATAGTTTGAATTGTTAagaaaattatatgtaaaaagTAGACTAAATTAAACTCtaatgaaaattcaaaatcgGATAGAAGTGtttttcaaaagttttgaTTTAACAAGAGGAGAAACAAGtagttcttttttatttaagtaaAATAGGTTAACTAAACTTATTTAAGgggaaaaattaattttagatgtAGTTGAATTAAAAATTGCTATTGGTCACttacatattaaaattaaagaatgaaTTAGATTATGGAACTTTAATTCCAATATAAAACTTGTTCAATTTAACTTTGGGAAGTGAGATTATAATCTTTggttgtaaaaaaaaaattcatatatacataaaaattttaaaaattttgaagagaCGAAGACCCTCACCCTCCTCTAGTTTCATTGTTGCTTGAATCTAATCTcgaaaaattttcatatgttAACTCGATTAATAAATAGAACACATGAGTAGAACTAGAAATTCGGAACTAATTTTTCAATCACCTTGTTGAAATGATATTTCAAtctcaaaaattaaaaatgtccTTGGGTTTAGATGGAGTTAGGTTTGATAGACACTTTGAAAATCCAAGTTCGAAACCAAACTCAATTAAACTCAACTCGACtttctaatttaaattatatttattactaaaatattaaacttatttttatattattattttaaaatgatattttagtacaaatattatttattaatattataaaattatcaaaaatcGAATGCAAATTTAAACTATCAGATTCAAAACTCAATTTGAGTtgatctaaaaaaaaaaaaaaagtaactcAATCTGTGAACACTTCTGGTACTAAATATATATCCAGACAAATTCTTAGATGTCTATGAAATAGTTTGCAAGGATTTTTTGGACCTGGAACACATTTATGGAAATTTTGTTGGATGTCTATGGAATTAGCATAAGCCTTGGCCTGATAAGTGAATGTCTGCCATCTCACTCTCATCCACACATGATATTGCTATTTGCAAAACCATTGAACGTACGTTTAAACTGCCCTTTGTCACGTTGGACAGACCATGAATAAATGTTAATTGCTGGTCCTGAGTGATGTTACAAAGAGCATTTAGGTCACTTAAAGTGTACATTAAATgccattaataataaaatttttatttatcttttggtGATATTGAAAACACAAATCGAAAGTAAGAATTTTCCTTTGACACAGGCAAGAGAAGAAATGCTTTATTCAATGCTAAAAGCATACAATTTCAGGATTGCAGTATTTCTTTGGATCAACAACATTCAAAACCCACATacaaatgttaaaattttgttttattatgaTTGAAAGGTAAATAATTCTTTGTTATGATCAATCATGTTGCAACATATAACtgtaaatacaaaaaataataaaaaaattataagacGTGTATTAATGTCATTGTCCTTAaagttttattcaattttattcataatgtGTAAAAGAATTACATATAATAAATCTTGAAGAATACGATGAGGTTTGGAGATTGATTGCATTTTGTAATAACAAAACCAATCCACTGAGGATTTTACAGTGTatagtaaaattatcaaacttttataaaatatttttacaacAAAATAGTATAAAAGAAATCTAAAAAATACATCTAAGAAGAATGAGAGATTGTATGGATGTTGCTTTTAGTatccttttgaattttgaattagAGGAGTCCCTAATTAAAGACATTTAATGTTTTTTGATACAAATAATATTAACAaccatttaattcaaaaattgaatttagattaaaataatttattatttaatcacCTGCAAAAGTCAAGtgctttgattaaataataacatatatttattatatactattagtttaattaaattataagaCCAATTAAGACTTCCAATTTGCACTTTAATCCAACTATTCGAATTTatacttctctttttatttttttttaattttttgtttggtaTGAGATTGTGTCTCACATTTATTATTGTTAAAAAAgcctaaaaattaaaacttgtcacaaaaattaaaaaaagagaaaatctaATTAAATTTAGTATAAAATTAAGATGCATGATCATTCAAGCTCCTTGCTAAGATATCAACTATGACCCGTTTCAAgtcaatatttttagagattttttgtttccaagcaagaaaaaaaataagataaattaTTCACATTCAATAAATTActaaaacttgaaaaaaaagtCGCCACGAAGGGAATAACAGAGCATTAAAACATGAACATATTTATAAAACatctttgatttgaattttgagaatTACGGAGAGAATGAAAGTTTATGAGATGAGaaaaaatcatctcatttcCATAGCTTTAATCCAATATATATCTTCACATGTAAAGAAAATTACTATTAAGAAAATACTAACCATGAATAAACATTCCTAAAAGGAAAGCAGAGGAAACATAAAACTCAAAATTCACAAGTtgacaattaaaaaatgaaaaaataggAAACAAAGACAAACCTCACACTCAACGACAATCTAGAGAACATTAATGAATCAACAACATGAAGTGCgtttaggaaaaaaaaaaaagaagataatggACGAGCAATCTGACCAACAATAAaatgagcaaaaaaaaaaaaaaaaagaagagagagccGCTGGCAATAATTGACCAATCAACAATTATGAGCTTAACGGCTGGAAAAGATAATATGCATGTCTTTTCCTTGGTTAGCAATGCATATGATATATATTTGGGTTCAATTGTAAATAGGGAAACAGATGGTCTTCTTGTTTTTGCTGGATAGGGAGGGGTTACTGGTGTTCTTTTTATTACTGGTTTGTGAATAGAGGGTCAACACTGATCTTCCACGAGGTTTGGCCTCTCCTTTTTTGTATTTGGATTTCCTctttgaaatgaataattctttaatttttttttaaaaaagcaatgaatatgatataacataatttagattacatatttatattatgGTTCACTTGGCAATTGCacgtaaaataaaacaatataatcATCATTCATGTATATGGGAAATAAAAAGGTTTTGATTCTTAAAAGATCAGTCACGAATCACTAATATGGATATCCCCTAACCCTTTATTGAACAAACACCTTTAGAATATATTTGGAGGGAATAGTAAATTGGAGGAACGAGGAATAGAAAATGATTAGATTTTCCAGATTCATGCACCAAATTTTAACCAGAGTCGATTCTTTAGTCATGGAAAATGACCCCAAATGTACCTAGTCCGGCAACTGCTATATATCGCCTTCCACTAGGCGGTGGCTTTTGTGGATGTAAATGCATTATTTAATCGCGGATGCCATGTAATGATATTAATAAAGAACACAAATCCTCTGCCACCCTATTGTGCCCCTGACCGTGCCTCCGCCCTATTTTTTTCCACCTGTCCAACCCCTTTTATAGGATAGTAAATAGTTAATAAATGGTAGTGCTAAAATTTTCGACGCCGTTCTACTCTTTTGTAGCTGTTAACGTCACACTTTATATTTGATGCcttctttatatttttgccACCTGTCgtttctctttcaaaaatgattcaaataattaaataaaaatatcacatgTTTTATAGTACAATAATGCTACATCAAATATAACACTTTACTTATAATGATTAATACCAATAAATAATACAAAAAGTCTaccttctttatttttttttatatgttatatcaAAACATACTACATCTCCAAAAGATTTATAATCTAATTTCATCCTGTCATCTATTcagaaaatatttgtgatgaGATCATCAAGATTAACTTGTATAGTATAGGAAAAATTAGGATCATCATGCTGCATATTTTGTAGATACTCTAAGACACTATCAGTATCTCCAACTTTCATTACTTCTATTCTCTTAGAACGTAAATAATTATTGTAGtcataaagaataaaatcaagATTCTTGAGTTCACCAATTTTTCTTGCCAAAAACCCAACACTTTCTTTTGGTGCTATTCTGAAACAATCGGAAATTTCAAGTTTAACAGCTGGAGGGAAATTAATTGCCTTTTGAGATCTTAAAAATATACGTTTATACGAAGAAGCTAATGCATGTGTATGTTCtgtaataaatttcataaCACGTAATTTACCATCATATCGTGAAACTTTTAACACAACTAAGCACCCAAATCTTATTTCTGGATGATGACTTTTGACACTATCAtatcttttatcattttttcaaGTTCCTTGGCAAGAACAACAAAAAACCTTATATACTCAATTACCATACTTATCCTTATGTCTTTTAGTTCTTCGAATACTAAATCCAACGACTTTTTTGGCATATTtattgtaaaaattataaatatcttgttgcatttcaaatttcattccAACTTTAGAAATAATTTCTTCCAACATATTTGCATGAGCTGAAATTATAATACTGGTATTAAAATCAATCATATTTGAACACTTATCTTACTCTAGATTCTGCTCCTCCATTGGTTCAATTGATGAGAGAATATCATCTTCGGTAAATTTCAATCTTCAACACAATTGATCTTTGTCAATTGTATTTATAGTTTCTTTATCcataacttaaaaaataaaaaataaataaatttagttatcttttaaattaataaaagactCGTACCTTCTTTTTCTACTATTTcattctatttctttttctagatCAGATAGAAAAAGCTGAATCCATATATATCCCGCTTATTCTCTTTTATTCGGTTGCCCCCAGTGATGCCGGAAAAAGATCTAATATACTCAAAGAGTCTCTCTCCAAAACGTTAACCCACTTCTATCCATATGCTGGAAGAGTCAAGGATAGCTTCACTATTGACTGTAATGATGAGGGTGCCATCTACATGGAAGCTCAGGTAGCCACTGACATGTCCACTGTTTTTAAAGAACCAGAGAGTACTAATTTGCTGTTACCGCTACTTCCCTGTGATCCCCTTGGAAGGTTTTCTGAACCAAGTGCTAAGGTAATGGTAGCAATTCAGGTGAGCTTCTTTGCTTGTGGTGGCATAACAATTTGTGCTTGTGTTGATCATGTGGTAGCTGATGTAGCAGCAACagcaacttttcttaaaatctGGGCTGCTGTTGCTTGTGGTGCCAATGATATTGATAATGATCTGATTTGCAATCGCACCTCTGTCTGTCCTTCACTGGATTTATCAGGGTTTTGGAAGCAGTTTGTCGAcgaaaataaagataaaaaagtgTTGACAAAGAGACTcttgtttgatggctctaagaTAGCTTCTTTAAGAAATGAAATTGGTAATGGACTGTGCTCTTATCGTCTATCAAGGTTTGAGGCTGTGTCAGCACTCATTTGGTCTGCTATTATGTCCACAACTACAAAAAAAGATGAAACATTCCCCATGGTGACAGTTACTGTGAATTTGCGAAACAGAACGAATCCACCTTTTCCACAATTCCACAACAATGTATTGGAAATATCTTCCACGTGGTACTGGTGGAACCACAGATGGAGAAGACGTTTAATCGTAGCATTctagcaagaaaaattcatgagTCCATAAAAAAGGTTGATGATAACTATGTGAAGAACCTTCATGCATAGGAGTGAGCAAATGTAAATTGAACCGAATAATCGAAtcgaattgaaatgagtttggtTTTTTCGGTTTGATTAGTTCGGTTAGGATAGTTTggttattaaaattaattcggTTCGATTTCGGTTAGAAAAATTTCTAATCAAACTAACCGAACTTAAGTAAGGGTATTATAGGGATtttgcatgaaaaataaatcctaAACCTAATCTTTTCTCctctttattttctctttaattatttgagtatccatcttatttattataatttttaatatttttgtggtattgatttattaaaaaaatacaacataaataaatatatacaaacaaaaaaataaaaaatttgtcaagTTCGATTTTTGAAAACCGAACTGAACTAACCGAATTAGTTCAGTTTCGATTTGTTCGATTCGGTTtcgattaattttaaatatgagTTTGATTACTTCGATTATTAGATATCTAAAATCGAACTGACCGAAATAACCGTTTGTACACCCCTATTCATGCAAATGGTGGCTACCTTGATATAGTCAAAAGTATAGTAAACAATAAGATGTTTATTTTTAGTAGTTGGTGTCGAATTCCGTTTTATGAAACTGATTTTGGATGGGGAAAGCCAATAAGGACTGCAATTGCTTTGGGAATGGAAAGGGTTGTCTTTTTCTTGGATACCAAGGATGGTGAGGGAATAGAATGATGGACAACACTTACTGAGAAAGAAATGGCCAAATTTGAGCAGACCCTTGACATCCTTgcttattcttttttcaagGTAAGCATTTAACAATTCTGCACTCATAATTCTGCAATAAAATGCTGTGTGTTAAacttaaaagaagaaattgtgagaaatggtCATCCTCATAAGCCCATTTTAGAAATAGCCGGAAATGACTTCAATataaagttttgtttttacttatttttagccatgagataataaaaatattctaaaaatcatttcaaacaaattataTGTTCCCAATTTTTCTTTCCCACCATTCGTCAATTGTGCtccctatttttctttcttaccaTCCAACTCTATTTAATTTTACCATCATCACTATCTATCTTTGTCTATCTTTTGTCATTTTGCTATATCATCATCGATTTACAAACCAAAAAGCATGACATGAAAGATAACAATATATTGTTAGGTATATTAGTTTACATTCacaaaagaggaaattgtAAGAAACAATCCTACTTATAAGCCCATTTCAGAAATAGCTTTCAATATAAagttaactatttttagtcaattttAGCTATGAGAtaacaaaaataccctttaaaccatttcaaacaaattaaatactccCAAATTTTTTCTCGAGCCATTCGTTTACTTTACTCCCCATTCTGCTgtgcttttcatttttctttctcatcatCCAACtttctctaattttatcaccatcattatctctctgtctatttcttatcatttcaTCGTCGATCTACATATCAAAGTGCATGACATGAAAGGTAACAACATATTCTTGGGTTTACTGGTTTACATTTACAAAACCCTCTCTTTGTCTATCTCTCACCATTTCAACTTCTATCCATAAACCAAAAAGCATGGCATGGTCAGTAATAACGAGTTCTTGGGTTTATGGGTGTTAAGTTTTTTTAGTGATTCAAGTTTGGTAGAACATGCCTTAGTGTGTAGCAAACTGATTCATGCCTTAGCATGTAACATCAGCAGGAAGAAGGAAGCTTTAGCATATGGTGCTGAAGCTTTGACCTTGGCATGTAGCATTTGGTGCTGAAGCTTTGGCTTTGACGTGTAACATCTAGTACTGAAGCTTTGAGCTTGGCATGTAACATCTGGTGGTGAAGCTTTGACCTTGGCATGTAACATATGGTGTTGAAGTTTTGGCTTTAACGTGTAATATCTGGTGCTGAAGTTTTGgtgttgtttaatttttttgaacataacgtgtaacaataacattttttaaatatgtaaCTTTTTCGTATTTCACTACAACATAAACTCTTGGAGTTAAAGTgtgtaacaatttttttttcaactataACAACATTTTTTGAACTTGACATATAATAACAACACTTTTTAAATGTAATTTGGTCTCTATCTTTGTATTTTAATAGGAAATAAACTCTTGGAGTTAAACACCTTCACGATAAAGATGaagtttaaaatcaaaaagtaatttgacATAGAAAGGAAGatgtattgaaaaattattcaacGTTAACATTACTACTGGGGTGAAATGGCTTGGATAAAATGGATTTGGACAAAAAGATACTATCCAAAATCCTCAAATTTGGATAATTAGCTTTTaggttattttttttgttacatttcctataatcattaaaaaagattCAAGACCAAATGTTATATGCCAAGGTCAAAGCTTCAGTATCAAATGTTACATGCCAAGGTCAAAGCTTCAACACCATATATTATacgtcaaagcttccttttcCTACTAATGTTACATGCCAAGGCATGAATCACTTTGTTACACACTAAGGTATGTTCTACCAGACTTGAATAACAGAAAAAACTTAACACCCATAAACCCAAGAACCCGTTGTTACTCACCATACCATGCTTTTTGGTTTGTAGATCAACGATGAAATGGCGAGAGATAGATAAAGAGAGGGTTTTGTGAATGTAAACAAATAAACCCAAAAATATATTTCTACCTTCTATGTCATGCTTTTTGATCATATAATGATATAATGAAAATTAGATAGAGAGATAGTGATGGTGgtaaaattagataaaattgaatgacaagagagaaaaatggaaagcaCAGTAGAATAAAGAGCAAGCAGATGAATGGTAGGAGAGAAAATTTGGGAGCACTTGAATATGAAGAGgttcattaagggtaatttggTCCAAAAATCTTTCCTCTTggctaaaaacaattaaaatttaaaaaaatattatttttgaaaatactctatgtcacgacccggaacctccctcaggcccatgacaatcgccgcgacgtcccgattgacactcattatccggaatgccaaccggaaccccgcaaggcttacatatca
This window encodes:
- the LOC18605050 gene encoding vinorine synthase, coding for KTRTFFFYYFILFLFLDQIEKAESIYIPLILFYSVAPSDAGKRSNILKESLSKTLTHFYPYAGRVKDSFTIDCNDEGAIYMEAQVATDMSTVFKEPESTNLLLPLLPCDPLGRFSEPSAKVMVAIQVSFFACGGITICACVDHVVADVAATATFLKIWAAVACGANDIDNDLICNRTSVCPSLDLSGFWKQFVDENKDKKVLTKRLLFDGSKIASLRNEIGNGLCSYRLSRFEAVSALIWSAIMSTTTKKDETFPMVTVTVNLRNRTNPPFPQFHNNVLEISSTWYWWNHRWRRRLIVAF
- the LOC18605049 gene encoding DELLA protein RGL1, which produces MGHGFLANEFQKTDRIDEVIGLDLELSAMAFCYQPFMPIMGDNACGWSLPFSGEIRDTKRLRRTISIPESIGSSGSLSSGGNSDSSLSRSGSTSSLNSFSRLHFRDHVLTYNQRYLAAEAVEEAAAAMISSEESGGEEDETADGMRLVQLLIACAEAVACRDKSHASALLSELRANALVFGSSFQRVASCFVQGLADRLALVQPLGTVGLVAPVMNIMDISSDKKEEALRLVYEICPHIQFGHFVANSSILEAFEGESFVHVVDLGMTLGLPHGHQWRHLIQSLANRAGKAPSRLRITAVGLSDHRFHIIGQELEACAKDLGMNLEFSVVKSNLENLRPEDIKVFDGEVLVVNSILQLHCVVKESRGALNSVLQMIHELSPKVLVLVEQDSSHNGPFFLGRFMEALHYYSAIFDSLDAMLPKYDTRRAKMEQFYFAEEIKNIVSCEGPGRVERHERVDQWRRRMSRAGFQAAPLRMMTQAKQWLGKNKVCEGYTVVEDKGCLVLGWKSKPIVAASCWKC